The segment GACATTGCTGCTCGACAAGCGTAGCTACCTGGCCCTCACGAGCGGCGACGGCGCATGCCTGGGCTGCGCCGAGAAGACCGCCATCCATCTCTTCACCGCCACCGTGGAGGCGCTGATGCGCCCGCGAATCGAGCGCCATCTGAAGCGTCTCGATGAGTTGATCGAGGCGCTCGGCCAGCGCGTTCAGCTCAAACTGGTGGAGGAAATCAACGTCGGCGACGCGGCCACCCTGCAGCGCATCGTCGAGGATCTTGGCGATGGCGATGTAACGCTCGCGGGGATCGCCGAAGGCGTCGAGGGACGTGCTGGCGGACAGCCGATCGATCCGGCCTGGCTGCGGCGGACAACCGGGCTGATCGCCGAGCTGAAGGATCTGCGCTGGCGATATCAGGAGGGTACCACCGGGCGCGGGCGCTCGAAGATGGGCATGCTGAACGCGACGGGCTGCACGAGTGTCTGGGGAAGCACCTACCCATTCAACCCGTATCCGTTTCCCTGGTCGAACCACCTGTTCCAGGATTCGCCGTCGCTCGCGATGGGCGTGTTCGAGGGACACATGGCGCGCATGGCCGAGGGTTTCAAGGCCCTGCGGTTGGCGGAGCTCGAACTCGAAGGCAGCTACAAGCCCGCTGAGCACGACGACTTTTTCCGCTACTTCGACTGGCGCCAGTTCTCCAATGAGGAATGGGAACTGTGTCCACCGGTGGTTTCGGTGGGTGGCGACGGCGCCATGTACGACATCGGCTTCCAGAACCTCTCACGACTGATGGCTTCGGGAAAGCCGATCAAGGTGCTGGTGCTGGACACCCAGGTGTATTCGAACACCGGCGGTCAGGCTTGCACTTCGGGCTTCCTGGGGCAGGTGTCGGATATGGCGCAGTTCGGTCGGGTGACGAAGGGCAAGCAGGAGCCGCGAAAAGAGATCGGACTGATCGGCATGGCGCATCGCACCAGCTACGTGATGCAGAGCACCATTGCCCACCCGAGCCATATGATCGAAGGCTTCATCGAAGGCCTCTCGGCGCGGCGTCCAGCGCTCTTCAACTTGTACAGCTCCTGTCAGCCGGAGCACGGCATCGGGGACGACATGAGCGCTCACCAGGCGAAGCTGGTCGTGGAGTCCCGGGCCTACCCGCTGTTCCGCTACGACCCGGACGCGGGCAAGACGCCCGAAGAATGCTTCGACCTGGAAGGCAATCCGAGCCCCGATTCCGATTGGCCGACCTACACGCTGTGTTACGAGCAGGCGGGCCGCGAGCAGGAGATGGAACTGCCCATGACCTTCGCGGACTTCGCCGTCAGCGAGGCCCGATTCCGCAAGCACTTCCGCGCGGCGCCGCCGGACACCTGGAACGAGAGCATGCTGCCGTTGGCCGATTTTCTCGATCTCGATTCCGACGAGCGGGAGGGGCGTTTTCCCTATCTCTGGTCGGTGAACCGGGAGAGCGAACTCTCTCGTCTGCTGGTGGACGGGACCATGGTCGAATCCTGCGAGGATCGGCGCGACTTCTGGACGATGTTGCGCGCGCTCGCGGGGGTCGGAAAGCAAGAAGACTCGCCGGAGGACGTGGAGGCGCGGGTCCGCCAGGACGTGGCGGATCGTATCGCCGCTGCGCTTCTGCAACTCGCGGATGCACCCGGCGGCACGGCCGTGCAACTGACGTCGGCTGCGCTACCGGCCTTGGCTGCCGAGTCGGCAGGAACGGCAGCCAAGGCCGGTCCAGCGGCTTCCGATGCGATGGCTCCCTGGATCGACACCGAGGAGTGTACGTCCTGCGATGAATGTACCGGGCTCAATCCGGAGATCTTCGTGTATGACGAGCGGGGCAAGGCGATCATCAAGAACCCGGCAGGAGGACCCTACAAGGATCTTGTGAAGGCGGCGGAGCGCTGTACGGCCCGCGTGATCCACCCGGGGATGCCCCGGGATCGGCGCCCAAAGGACATCGAAAAATGGATCGCCCGCGGCTCCAAATTCAATTGATCGGGCAAAGGCCATGCTGAGGTGGCTCGGCCTCGGGAGCTTTCGGCACGGCGTGCATCCGCCCGACGCCAAGGATGCAACCCGCGATCTGCCGATTCGTCGGCTCCCGTTTGCGCCCCTCCTGGTCGTGCCCCTGGCGCAGCATCTCGGTCGCCCCTCCATCCCGTTGGTCCGCGAAGGACAGGAAGTGGCGCGTGGTGAGTGCATCGCCCGCCCGGATGGCTTCCTCTCGGTAGCGATGCACGCGCCAGCCTCCGGCGTCGTGAAGGAACTCGGTCTGGTTCCGAGCATCGCCGGCCGCATGGTTTCCGCGGTCTACCTGGAGCCGCTGCCTGGCTCGACTCAGGAAGTGGTGGAGGGTACGCCGTGCCCGCCGGACGCCGAGCCTGAGCAGATCGTCCGCGCCATCCAGGAAGCCGGGGTGGTTGGTCTCGGCGGGGCCGGCTTCCCGACCCATGCGAAGCTGCGGCCGCCCGAAGGCGGTTTCTTCGACACGCTGATCGTGAATGGCGTCGAGTGCGAGCCCTACCTCACGACGGATCACCGGGTGATGCTCGAGCAGCGCGAGGATGTCTTCGCCGGCCTCCGCTACTTGCTCGCCGCTACCGGCGCGCAGCGAGCGATCGTCGGGGTCGAGGAGAACAAACCCGACGCTGCAGCCCATCTTCGAGCGGGCCTGCCCGAGGATCTGCCTGCTTCCGTCGAGGTGCTGCAGGTGAAGTATCCGCAGGGCGCCGAGAAGATGCTGATCGAGGCGTTGCTAGGTCGGCAGGTACCATCCGGAGGTTTGCCGGCGGATGTTCACGCTCTCTGCGTGAATGTCGCCACCACGGCCGAAATCGGTCGGCTGCTGCCACACGGTCGCGGCATCCAGGAGCGGGTGGTCACGGTCACGGGCCCGGCGGTACGCCACAAGGGAAACTACC is part of the bacterium genome and harbors:
- the rsxC gene encoding electron transport complex subunit RsxC, which encodes MLRWLGLGSFRHGVHPPDAKDATRDLPIRRLPFAPLLVVPLAQHLGRPSIPLVREGQEVARGECIARPDGFLSVAMHAPASGVVKELGLVPSIAGRMVSAVYLEPLPGSTQEVVEGTPCPPDAEPEQIVRAIQEAGVVGLGGAGFPTHAKLRPPEGGFFDTLIVNGVECEPYLTTDHRVMLEQREDVFAGLRYLLAATGAQRAIVGVEENKPDAAAHLRAGLPEDLPASVEVLQVKYPQGAEKMLIEALLGRQVPSGGLPADVHALCVNVATTAEIGRLLPHGRGIQERVVTVTGPAVRHKGNYRVPIGTPLRFLLEAVGVEDDLSRVFLGGPMMGSAASSLDIPITKGTSGVVAFGERESAATHVAPHPCIRCGYCVNACPMFLDPSQLGLLAAIERYQEMAERHHLMDCFECGACAFVCPSHIPLVQRFRVAKTALRKAKAP